Proteins from a single region of Ogataea parapolymorpha DL-1 chromosome IV, whole genome shotgun sequence:
- a CDS encoding Transcriptional enhancer factor TEF-4, whose protein sequence is MFETPLPPRKSAFPTPPSTQNRPGAYSGEAELPDMGLNQFADDSFDASELSVDQSLLTDDSPVSRKRQLEAPQSDQPSKIRAGSEKEQEKWPQDVEEAFEQALRIIPKHGLHKIKINGRACGRNELISDYIYAKTGKVRSRKQVSSHIQVVKNIKKRPELTKLILDGPPCDEETKRLFDQEFSRISMAKMAAADKSPGSSKVQTIRYPLTPIHPNNNVLRQQLSLADLFRIDLTLKKFIMNYVDFEEPENSHMFTSLPEDYYQPPLRIRTNADLSHRFPQLFDLIDQIKAQTPWSPSTQMHSTLPPVPLLHGMVKMVAPDENHETNSGHFNVNSSLQLHGIPATDRKYACLTLIYSYGRTIVTTLEKLETKVVRKQGPHKDVALEIRLGTNYWADFFAGIRRLMSAPETKDIRKDLLTRAIKGITMKQVIVNVNDENELVAETKPRISLDHVRKDNVRAIILWEFLKVDDHNEAKTTIRRLHLPLREPVQPVQLPEPEPEPSLHNDINFSHALPDFHEADPFLSLNTLNNNDAQLDENYSYLW, encoded by the coding sequence ATGTTTGAAACTCCCTTGCCACCTCGGAAGAGCGCCTTTCCCACGCCTCCGAGCACCCAGAACAGGCCTGGCGCCTACTCGGGAGAAGCAGAATTGCCTGACATGGGGCTGAATCAGTTTGCGGACGACAGCTTCGATGCCTCTGAGCTGAGCGTCGACCAGAGCCTGCTGACTGATGAttctccagtttctcgCAAGCGGCAGCTCGAGGCACCCCAAAGCGACCAGCCAAGCAAGATACGAGCTGGCagcgaaaaagagcaggagaaaTGGCCCCAGGATGTCGAGGAGGCCTTTGAGCAGGCGTTGCGGATCATCCCCAAACACGGGCTTcacaaaatcaaaatcaacgGCCGCGCTTGTGGACgcaacgagctgatttcGGACTACATCTACGCCAAAACAGGAAAGGTCCGGTCGCGCAAGCAGGTCTCGTCGCATATACAGGTGGTGAAGAATATAAAGAAACGGCCCGAGCTCACCAAATTAATTTTGGACGGTCCTCCCTGCGACGAGGAGACCAAACGGCTATTTGACCAGGAATTCAGCCGGATCTCCATGGCGAAAATGGCCGCCGCCGACAAAAGCCCCGGGTCTTCGAAAGTACAGACCATCAGGTATCCGCTCACTCCAATCCACCCGAACAACAACGTACTGCGCCAGCAGCTAAGCCTGGCAGACCTGTTCCGAATTGACCTCACTCTCAAAAAGTTCATAATGAATTACGTGGACTTTGAAGAGCCCGAGAACTCCCACATGTTTACCTCTTTGCCCGAAGACTACTACCAGCCACCGCTGCGAATTCGCACCAACGCCGACCTCAGCCACCGGTTCCCGCAGCTTTTTGACCTCATAGACCAGATCAAGGCGCAGACGCCCTGGTCGCCGTCCACGCAAATGCATTCCACGCTGCCGCCTGTGCCGCTGCTGCATGGCATGGTGAAAATGGTTGCTCCGGATGAAAACCATGAGACCAACTCTGGCCATTTTAATGTCAACTCCAGCCTCCAATTGCACGGCATTCCAGCCACTGACCGCAAATACGCGTGTCTGACGCTGATATACTCCTATGGACGTACGATCGTGACTACATTGGAGAAGCTCGAGACAAAGGTGGTGCGCAAACAGGGCCCGCACAAAGACGTAGCACTGGAGATTAGGCTTGGCACAAACTACTGGGCAGACTTCTTTGCTGGCATCCGCAGGCTCATGAGCGCGCCAGAGACGAAAGACATTCGCAAAGACCTGCTCACGCGCGCGATAAAGGGCATCACCATGAAACAGGTGATTGTCAACGtgaacgacgaaaacgagctggtAGCAGAGACAAAACCGCGCATTTCCCTGGATCACGTCCGCAAAGACAACGTGCGGGCCATCATTCTATGGGAGTTCCTCAAAGTGGACGACCACAACGAGGCCAAAACCACCATACGGAGACTCCATCTGCCATTACGAGAGCCTGTACAGCCGGTGCAGCTTCCAGAGCCTGAACCAGAACCATCTCTTCATAACGACATCAACTTTTCCCATGCATTGCCTGACTTCCATGAAGCAGATCCATTCCTCTCGCTCAACACTCTCAACAATAACGACGCACAACTCGACGAAAATTACTCCTATTTGTGGTGA
- a CDS encoding Glycogen debranching enzyme, whose protein sequence is MTRIVLLRINDTGEPVFENSRGVLTFPTCSKEESPLFTLRFYIVAGSQITNKGTIWTDVPKVESDPYRRDRYNKHPIASSLFQDITVDVPIYRPGSYCYYIGYHTLKEGDEEEFVTTRKFYFVVPPSLFVQGQYLPLNAISMQSVVSKWMGANHLDWDPVFAEISRKGYNMIHFTPLQTRGESNSPYSIYDQLEFDRTAFANGKTDVKNMVSRLEKEHGILSMTDVVFNHTANNSTWIRENPDVGYNQETAPHLIPAIELDRLLLEFSKMMERHGYPTNIRNIEDLLKVMDGIKIHVLGELKLWEFYVVDVSEHLLELESQWDVSAGSCSFDISKDASLPDLARFVASKACVKPFGLGPRFGNRLDIQKFASVLHYLYGDLSYPEVKGYAKKILDEINLPLYKQYDEDNGEILEQLYNRIKYMRLEDHGPKLGEVTDENPLTEPYFTRFTDSSGKEWSLANNGWIWGGNPLVDFASNESKCYLRREVIVWGDCVKLRYGSRPEESPALWSRMIEYSRLSASLFHGFRMDNCHSTPLHVAEALLDAAREVNPNLYVVAELFTGNEELDIIFVERLGISSLIREAMQAYSVGELSRLVHRHGGPPIGSFKWLPLDELAYPVHKEDYDTRLSESFARKSEIPIPESVVSNAPHALFMDCTHDNETPNEKRTVEDTLPNAALVSFCSCAVGTTFGYDECYPKLLDVVKEDKLYTYGSGIGAVKTKLNKIRLELANQSVEDLESNEMHVHHEDQFITVHRTNAKTGKGYFLIARTKFYQDSDQSLAPIVLSGTKVEHLFAYTLVRTGEDPVYKEGYMKSVPVRLQEIGPIEVETRGQDSLIKLPSNFPQGSIAVLSTTIPGCDYQLDRFVRSGALEAAKNLTLLDINAILYRCESEERDASAGREGNYDVPGYGHLVYAGIQGWISVLKHVIRNNDLAHPLADHLRSGTWALDYIPSRLTKYESYGPAVSEFKVWLESRLYAVKKVPYFLVPRYFALVVGIAYEALRFQALKLMTPRIQRSTRFVQSLAMVSVQMLAYMRSASIHPHSIIPSMAAGLPHFSYDYMRCWGRDIFIALRGLLIVTGRFEEAKDHILCFAKTLKHGLIPNLLGSGKEPRYNARDAAWWFLESIQNYIKWAPNGADILDCKVKRRFPLDDTYIPVDDPLAFSYESTIREIIYEIFSRHARGIKFREANAGPQIDSQMKDEGFNVEIHVDWETGLIHGGNQFNCGTWMDKMGESSLAGNKGYPGTPRDGAAVEINALLKSALRFAIELQKKGLFDYKELKTQTGDTVTFEHWNQLLQDNFERCYFIPEDPAEDSKFVINPDIVNRRGIYKDLFRSGKEYEDYQLRGNFPIAIAVAPELFTPSRALKAIQMADRILRGPIGLATLDPSDYNYRPYYLNSVDSMDFATAKGRNYHQGPEWCWILGYFMRAFRHVHLSEHPACSENGSSTHYMHQLISKRLSGHKKWIDDSVWAGLTELTQKNGDFCADSSPTQAWSASCLLDLYFDGWEEENVR, encoded by the coding sequence ATGACCCGGATAGTTCTTTTGCGAATTAATGACACGGGTGAGCCGGTGTTTGAGAATAGCCGTGGAGTGTTGACGTTTCCTACTTGTTCCAAAGAGGAAAGTCCTCTCTTCACTCTGAGGTTCTACATCGTTGCAGGTTCCCAAATCACAAACAAGGGCACCATCTGGACAGATGTTCCCAAAGTTGAAAGCGACCCCTACAGAAGAGACAGGTACAATAAGCACCCAATTGCGTCCAGTCTGTTTCAGGACATCACCGTTGACGTGCCGATCTATCGCCCGGGTTCCTACTGCTACTATATAGGATACCATACTCTAAAGGAGGGCGATgaggaggagtttgtgacGACGCGCAAATTTTACTTTGTTGTGCCGCCTTCGCTCTTTGTCCAGGGACAGTATTTGCCCCTCAATGCCATTAGCATGCAATCCGTGGTTTCCAAATGGATGGGTGCAAACCATCTGGACTGGGATCCTGTGTTTGCCGAGATTTCTCGCAAGGGATACAACATGATCCACTTCACGCCGCTTCAAACCCGTGGCGAGTCAAATTCGCCGTACTCCATCTACGACCAGCTAGAATTTGACCGCACGGCATTTGCGAACGGCAAAACCGACGTGAAGAATATGGTTTCCCGGCTCGAAAAGGAACACGGCATTCTGTCGATGACAGATGTCGTCTTCAATCACACAGCCAACAACAGCACCTGGATTAGGGAAAATCCAGACGTTGGATACAACCAGGAAACCGCTCCACACTTGATTCCTGCCATTGAATTGGATAGGTTGCTTCTGGAGTTCAGCAAAATGATGGAACGTCATGGGTACCCCACCAATATCCGGAACATCGAGGATTTGCTCAAGGTTATGGACGGAATAAAGATCCACGTCTTAGGCGAGCTCAAACTATGGGAATTCTACGTGGTAGACGTTTCTGAGCACCTCCTCGAGTTGGAGTCGCAATGGGATGTTTCTGCCGgaagctgctcttttgaCATTTCCAAAGATGCCAGTCTTCCCGACCTGGCTCGTTTTGTTGCCTCAAAAGCTTGTGTCAAACCTTTTGGCCTAGGTCCTAGATTCGGCAACCGCCTCGATATACAAAAGTTTGCTTCCGTTTTGCATTATCTTTACGGAGATCTATCATATCCTGAGGTAAAAGGATATGCCAAAAAGATCCTTGATGAGATTAACCTTCCTTTGTACAAGCAATATGATGAAGACAATGGCGAAATACTGGAACAGCTATACAACAGAATCAAGTACATGCGCCTTGAAGATCACGGCCCGAAGCTTGGAGAAGTTACGGACGAAAACCCATTGACAGAGCCTTACTTTACAAGATTCACCGATTCCAGTGGAAAAGAATGGAGTCTAGCCAATAACGGATGGATTTGGGGTGGTAACCCGCTTGTGGACTTTGCCTCGAACGAGTCTAAATGCTATCTGCGTCGAGAGGTTATTGTTTGGGGTGACTGTGTGAAGCTGAGGTACGGAAGCAGGCCTGAAGAGTCGCCTGCTCTTTGGTCCAGAATGATTGAGTACTCCAGACTGTCTGCCTCTCTTTTCCATGGATTTAGAATGGATAACTGTCATTCCACTCCGCTTCATGTTGCAGAAGCTCTGCTAGATGCCGCTCGTGAGGTGAATCCGAACCTATatgtggtggcagaactGTTCACAGGAaatgaggagctggacatTATTTTTGTTGAGCGTCTTGGTATCTCGTCTTTGATTCGAGAGGCAATGCAGGCATACTCGGTTGGAGAGCTTTCGCGGCTTGTCCATCGGCATGGAGGTCCTCCAATTGGCTCATTCAAGTGGCTCCCattggacgagctggctTACCCAGTGCATAAAGAGGATTATGACACTAGACTGAGTGAGAGTTTTGCGAGAAAGAGTGAGATTCCGATCCCTGAATCTGTTGTATCGAATGCTCCTCACGCCTTGTTCATGGATTGCACTCATGATAATGAGACGCCAAACGAAAAACGTACAGTTGAAGATACGCTTCCAAACGCTGCCCTGGTCTCTTTTTGCTCCTGCGCTGTGGGGACAACCTTTGGCTATGATGAATGTTATCCAAAGTTGCTAGATGTTGTCAAAGAAGACAAACTATATACATATGGGTCTGGAATCGGTGCTGTGAAGACGAaactcaacaagatcagGTTGGAGCTTGCTAATCAAAGCGttgaggatttggaaaGCAACGAAATGCATGTGCACCACGAGGATCAGTTCATCACTGTTCACAGAACAAACGCAAAAACTGGCAAAGGCTACTTCTTGATTGCTAGAACCAAATTTTACCAAGATAGCGATCAGTCGCTAGCACCTATCGTCCTTAGTGGAACAAAAGTCGAGCATCTGTTTGCATACACTTTGGTCCGTACTGGCGAAGATCCAGTTTATAAAGAAGGCTACATGAAGTCTGTTCCTGTTAGGCTTCAAGAGATAGGCCCTATAGAAGTGGAGACGCGAGGCCAGGATAGCCTTATCAAATTACCATCAAATTTCCCGCAAGGGTCTATCGCAGTGTTGAGTACAACTATACCTGGTTGCGATTATCAACTGGATCGGTTTGTCCGGTCTGGTGCTCTAGAAGCCGCTAAAAACCTGACGCTGTTGGATATCAACGCCATCTTGTATCGCTGCGAATCCGAAGAACGTGATGCCagtgctggaagagaaggTAATTATGATGTTCCTGGATATGGTCATCTTGTTTATGCTGGAATCCAGGGCTGGATATCAGTCTTGAAACATGTCATACGAAACAATGATCTGGCTCATCCTTTGGCAGACCATCTTCGGTCTGGTACCTGGGCATTGGATTACATTCCTTCTCGACTGACCAAGTATGAGAGTTACGGACCAGCGGTTTCAGAATTCAAGGTCTGGCTTGAGTCACGTCTGTATGCCGTTAAGAAAGTGCCATACTTTCTTGTCCCTCGTTATTTTGCCTTGGTGGTTGGCATTGCCTACGAAGCACTGAGGTTCCAAGCGTTGAAGCTGATGACTCCGAGAATCCAAAGAAGCACTCGGTTTGTTCAGAGTTTGGCCATGGTTTCTGTTCAAATGCTTGCATATATGCGGAGTGCCTCCATTCACCCCCATTCAATTATTCCGTCTATGGCTGCTGGGCTCCCACATTTCAGTTACGACTACATGAGATGCTGGGGTAGAGATATTTTTATTGCTCTGCGCGGATTGCTGATCGTTACAGGCCGGTTCGAAGAGGCCAAAGACCATATTCTGTGTTTTGCAAAGACACTCAAACACGGACTGATACCAAACCTTCTTGGTTCGGGTAAAGAGCCACGGTACAATGCGCGGGATGCGGCATGGTGGTTTTTGGAATCGATTCAGAACTATATCAAATGGGCTCCAAACGGAGCTGATATCCTGGATTGTAAAGTGAAAAGACGGTTCCCCTTGGACGATACATATATTCCTGTTGATGACCCATTGGCCTTTAGTTATGAAAGCACAATCAGAGAAATAATATATGAGATATTCAGTCGCCATGCACGCGGAATCAAGTTTAGAGAGGCCAATGCTGGCCCTCAGATAGACTCACAAATGAAGGATGAAGGTTTCAATGTTGAAATCCATGTTGACTGGGAAACCGGTTTGATCCACGGAGGCAATCAGTTCAACTGTGGTACGTGGATGGATAAAATGGGTGAGAGTAGTCTTGCAGGCAACAAAGGGTATCCCGGAACTCCTCGAGATGGCGCTGCTGTGGAGATTAATGCGTTGCTGAAGAGTGCACTGCGTTTTGCCATTGAGTTACAAAAGAAGGGTTTATTCGACTACAAAGAACTGAAAACCCAAACAGGAGACACGGTTACTTTTGAGCACTGGaatcagctgctgcaaGACAATTTTGAGAGATGTTACTTCATCCCCGAGGATCCTGCTGAGGATAGCAAGTTTGTGATCAACCCCGACATTGTTAACCGGCGTGGAATCTATAAAGACCTTTTCagatctggaaaagaaTACGAGGACTACCAGCTGCGTGGCAACTTCCCTATTGCCATTGCTGTTGCGCCAGAGTTATTCACTCCTTCGCGTGCCTTGAAAGCTATCCAAATGGCCGATCGTATTTTGAGAGGACCTATTGGATTGGCAACCTTGGATCCAAGCGACTACAACTACCGGCCGTACTATCTGAACAGCGTGGACTCCATGGACTTTGCAACCGCCAAAGGACGTAACTACCACCAGGGTCCTGAGTGGTGCTGGATTCTGGGATATTTCATGCGTGCTTTCCGGCATGTCCACCTTTCTGAGCATCCAGCCTGCTCTGAAAACGGCAGTTCTACTCATTACATGCACCAGTTGATATCCAAGAGACTTTCTGGCCACAAAAAATGGATCGACGACAGTGTCTGGGCAGGACTGACCGAGTTGACACAGAAAAACGGAGATTTCTGTGCCGATTCGAGCCCCACTCAGGCATGGAGTGCTTCCTGTCTACTGGATCTATACTTTGATGGCTgggaagaagaaaatgtTAGATAA
- a CDS encoding putative oxidoreductase has translation MSGTSSYTLNSGVTIPKVGLGVYDIPIEATEDVVYEALKAGYRHVDSAATYDNEEQAANGIARWLAENPTHKRSEIFYTTKVFDDHHGYQLTRQSVEESLAKAARIGYIDLVLVHSPRSDYNMRHGTWNALQEFAASGKVKNIGVSNYGIKHLRELLAYPDLKIKPAVNQIELHPWLLRPRLVNFCKKNNIVVEAYSPLARGYKFDDPDLLAVARRHKKTPTQILIAWSLQKGYVVLPKTAKISRLKPNLDVFDIKLSTDDLKQLEKPGEHFNTGWDPTVYPLDNEK, from the coding sequence ATGTCTGGAACCAGCTCCTACACTCTCAATTCCGGCGTCACCATCCCCAAAGTCGGCCTCGGGGTCTATGACATTCCTATTGAAGCTACTGAAGATGTTGTTTACGAAGCCCTCAAGGCAGGATACCGCCATGTTGACTCTGCGGCTACCTATGATAACGAGGAACAGGCTGCGAATGGAATTGCCAGGTGGCTGGCCGAAAATCCAACCCATAAAAGAAGCGAGATCTTCTACACCACCAAGGTTTTTGACGACCACCACGGCTACCAGCTGACCAGGCAAAGTGTCGAGGAATCGCTGGCAAAGGCCGCCAGGATCGGCTACATTGacctcgttctcgtccactCGCCAAGATCGGACTACAACATGCGCCACGGCACCTGGAATGCGCTTCAGGAGTTTGCGGCCAGCGGAAAAGTCAAGAATATTGGTGTTTCCAATTACGGCATTAAGCACCTCAGAGAGCTTCTGGCCTACCCAGAcctcaagatcaagccCGCTGTCAACCAAATTGAGCTCCATCCTTGGCTTCTACGCCCGCGACTGGTCAATTTCTGCAAGAAGAACAATATTGTTGTCGAGGCTTACTCTCCTTTGGCCAGGGGATACAAATTTGACGACCCCGACCTGCTGGCCGTTGCTCGGAGACACAAGAAAACTCCGACCCAGATTTTAATTGCGTGGTCCCTGCAAAAAGGTTATGTCGTTTTGCCAAAGACAGCAAAGATTTCTAGACTGAAGCCCAATCTTGATGTCTTCGACATCAAACTATCTACGGACGACCTTAAACAGCTCGAAAAACCTGGCGAGCACTTCAATACAGGCTGGGATCCTACGGTGTATCCGCTAGACAACGAGAAATAG
- a CDS encoding Conserved hypothetical membrane protein produces the protein MSLRILSYNRMVDMETSPTRSRPYGPLELIDWDREYAQLAESRKHEAPQTTFLRQLIHSNLHWILLISSSVAIALLTIGIDYISMYLHGLKAGVCKKNVLIPAYECDDLADWSTYFLFFTKSTVLRRTNDFIVYIMIVLILALFGALLASKHNYIAHGGIPEIKSILSGTNIPDFLNINMIMSKVASLVLVVSSGLFLGIDGPLVHISMGVMQFFINLLPLTQNEAVKREYLSSAVAIGIGLAFNAPIGGVLFGLEQIHSAFPIDKLMWNAFICSTVGVTVLQKLHPFMEMDIDEMFTVSLKNNWLSYETLPYMFLGLLCGVLGIFFCKLNIYFATFRQQRLDNDKLKIVEVVSIALAGAIVGHLSNYSMFSLPKMLQQLFNSCTRDSDALLCSKDSGFPWKLLGTLVAGILQSFFFSAYSYGCNVPGGLLLPSLVIGGSVGRLVGVLLEVVQNHLITSALHLQCLNEKKCISVASYAVVGAGSFAAAVFKMNITMVVILFELTGAVTYMIPIMLGVFCARFLNDMIVDQSIYEMWLRISNLPYVAPNIEDRLSNPEYAVKTCASVMRPTEDLHVFEDGTLTLADIEKAPEMKGYPVVRDGELYGYVTNYSLRKELTYLKEQGVVSFDTVVTFAQTQPGYHTLEHLVTKLNLLQVVNGDTKLLTACQIMDQLILGCVFVCYPGSYKLQGIIFREMV, from the coding sequence ATGTCGCTTCGCATCCTGTCGTACAACCGCATGGTGGATATGGAAACctctccaacaagatcgCGACCCTACGGGCCACTTGAGCTTATTGACTGGGACAGAGAGTACGCACAGCTGGCCGAGTCACGCAAACACGAGGCCCCACAGACTACCTTTCTCCGCCAGCTCATCCATTCCAACCTGCACTGGATTCTCCTCATATCCTCGTCTGTGGCCATCGCATTGCTCACAATCGGCATTGACTACATATCCATGTACTTGCACGGTTTGAAAGCGGGCGTCTGCAAGAAAAATGTGCTGATTCCCGCATACGAATGCGACGACCTGGCCGATTGGTCGACGtattttctctttttcaccaaaagcaCCGTTTTGCGCCGCACAAACGACTTCATCGTGTACATCATGATTGTGCTCATTTTAGCACTCTTTGGTGCTCTCCTGGCATCAAAGCATAACTACATTGCCCACGGAGGCATTCCGGAAATAAAGTCGATTCTTTCCGGTACCAACATCCCAGACTTTCTGAATATCAACATGATCATGTCCAAGGTCGCGAGCCTTGTGCTTGTGGTCTCCAGCGGCCTTTTTCTCGGTATTGATGGCCCTCTTGTGCACATTTCCATGGGGGTGAtgcaatttttcatcaacCTGCTCCCGCTCACTCAAAACGAGGCGGTGAAACGAGAGTACCTCTCGTCGGCAGTCGCCATTGGAATTGGTCTCGCATTCAATGCGCCAATTGGCGGCGTGCTGTTTGGTCTCGAGCAGATCCACTCCGCATTCCCCATCGATAAACTCATGTGGAACGCATTTATCTGTTCCACAGTCGGCGTTACCGTACTCCAGAAATTACACCCCTTCATGGAAATGGATATCGACGAAATGTTCACAGtgtcgctgaaaaataacTGGCTCAGCTACGAAACGCTCCCGTACATGTTTTTGGGACTCCTTTGCGGTGTGCTCggcattttcttctgcaaGCTgaatatttattttgcaACCTTCAGACAGCAGAGACTCGACAACGATAAATTAAAAATTGTTGAGGTCGTTTCCATTGCACTAGCAGGCGCGATAGTAGGCCATCTATCCAATTACTCGATGTTCTCGCTTCCAAAAATgcttcagcagctgttcAACAGCTGCACGCGCGACTCGGACGCCCTGCTATGCTCCAAAGACTCTGGCTTTCCCTGGAAGCTTTTGGGGACCCTCGTTGCCGGTATTTTgcagagctttttcttcagcgCATACAGCTATGGCTGTAACGTTCCCGGTGGACTGTTGCTGCCGTCGCTAGTGATCGGCGGCTCCGTGGGACGTTTGGTTGGTGTCTTGCTCGAGGTTGTCCAGAACCACCTGATTACGTCAGCGCTACATCTGCAGTGTCTCAACGAAAAGAAGTGCATTTCTGTGGCCTCGTATGCTGTTGTTGGAGCCGGCTCGTTTGCTGCAGCCGTCTTTAAAATGAACATCACCATGGTGGTCATTCTGTTTGAGCTCACTGGAGCTGTGACCTATATGATTCCCATCATGCTCGGTGTCTTCTGTGCGCGCTTTTTGAACGACATGATTGTGGACCAGAGCATCTACGAGATGTGGCTTCGGATCTCCAACCTGCCGTATGTGGCGCCTAATATTGAGGACCGTCTTTCGAACCCTGAGTACGCGGTGAAAACCTGTGCGTCGGTGATGAGACCGACTGAGGACTTACATGTTTTTGAGGACGGCACACTGACCCTCGCAGATATCGAGAAAGCACCGGAAATGAAAGGATATCCGGTAGTGCGCGATGGTGAACTCTATGGCTACGTTACAAACTATAGTCTACGGAAAGAGTTGACATATTTGAAAGAACAGGGAGTGGTCTCTTTCGACACCGTGGTTACGTTTGCGCAGACGCAGCCTGGATACCACACTCTAGAGCATCTTGTGACAAAATTGAACCTGCTACAGGTGGTAAATGGCGACACGAAGCTGCTGACGGCGTGCCAAATTATGGACCAGCTCATTCTTGGCTGCGTTTTCGTGTGCTACCCCGGAAGCTATAAATTGCAGGGAATTATTTTTAGAGAGATGGtttaa
- a CDS encoding Glutathione synthetase produces MALSFPDLSGAALDDLVEKLTHYAISNGLVIYPPDFKVYQPSVAPVTLYPTPFPRAQFHKGVDISTRFNDLYSRVVVDKSWLKEVIADLSKYDRDFTGMLYKTYLEAEPKIVQPVSLGLFRSDYMLDTVSNSIKQVEFNTVSVSFGGLSPKVGQLHSFLNSQGLYGTPQYYQETDLPTSQSTDGLANGLFEAVKYYETSEKTASTIVLFVVQPGERNVFDQRAIEYSLFAKGVKSERVDFDKIISSVKVDSSHKLFYKEQEVAVVYYRSAYAPSEYNHPDSWKARLLLETTKAIKCPSLLVQLSGAKKVQQLLTDRAVLEKYGFADEELLSTFVQIYPLDASEQGQLAKKLAFEHPERFVLKPQREGGGNNVYKEDIPGFLRSLDEKEWGAYILMELIVPAVHDNKILRNGDVLNEGIVSELGVFGTLLFNETDGTILRNDYAGYLLRSKTSTSNEGGVAAGFGCVDSLYLHD; encoded by the coding sequence ATggctctttcttttccagaccTATCGGGGGCTGCTTTAGATGACCTTGTGGAGAAGCTCACACACTACGCCATCTCCAATGGTTTAGTGATTTATCCACCAGACTTCAAGGTGTACCAGCCGTCGGTCGCACCGGTTACACTTTATCCCACGCCGTTTCCCAGAGCCCAATTCCACAAGGGAGTTGACATCTCGACCAGATTCAACGATCTGTATAGTCGTGTTGTGGTGGACAAGAGCTGGCTCAAAGAAGTGATTGCAGATCTCTCGAAATACGACCGCGATTTCACTGGCATGTTGTACAAGACATACTTGGAGGCAGAGCCCAAGATTGTACAACCGGTGTCGCTGGGGCTGTTTAGGTCGGATTACATGCTGGATACGGTGTCCAACTCGATCAAACAGGTTGAGTTCAACACAGTGAGCGTTTCGTTTGGTGGTCTTTCGCCGAAAGTGGGCCAGTTACATAGCTTTCTCAACTCCCAGGGGCTCTACGGCACACCGCAGTACTACCAAGAGACTGACTTGCCAACCAGCCAGTCTACAGATGGTCTTGCAAACGGGCTTTTCGAAGCGGTGAAGTACTACGAAACAAGCGAAAAAACAGCGTCCACTATTGTTCTCTTTGTTGTTCAgcctggagaaagaaaCGTCTTTGACCAGCGCGCCATTGAATACAGCTTATTTGCCAAAGGCGTCAAATCGGAACGAGTGGACTTTGACAAGATCATTTCCTCAGTGAAGGTCGACTCCTCCCATAAGCTTTTTTacaaggagcaggaggtggCCGTGGTGTACTATCGTTCAGCATACGCTCCTAGTGAGTACAACCACCCGGATTCCTGGAAAGCGCGCCTGCTACTTGAAACAACTAAAGCGATCAAGTGCCCGTCGTTGCTGGTCCAACTGAGTGGTGCCAAGAAAGTGCAACAACTTCTGACTGACCGGGcggtgctggaaaaatacggATTTGCGGACGAGGAACTTCTGTCCACATTCGTGCAAATCTACCCACTGGATGCCAGCGAGCAGGGCCAGCTTGCGAAGAAGCTTGCGTTTGAGCATCCCGAGCGGTTTGTGTTGAAGCCCCAGAGAGAAGGCGGCGGAAACAATGTCTACAAGGAGGACATTCCTGGCTTTTTACGCAGCTTAGACGAGAAGGAATGGGGAGCGTACATTTTGATGGAACTCATTGTTCCTGCTGTTCACGACAACAAGATTCTGAGGAACGGCGATGTGCTCAACGAGGGTATTGTGAGCGAGCTGGGAGTGTTTGGAACGCTGCTCTTCAACGAGACAGACGGCACGATCCTCCGCAACGACTATGCCGGCTACCTGCTGCGGTCCAAAACCAGCACGTCCAACGAGGGAGGAGTCGCTGCCGGGTTTGGGTGCGTGGACAGTTTGTATCTACACGATTAG